GACCTTGGAGACGACGCCGGCGCCGACGGTGCGGCCACCTTCGCGGATGGCGAAGCGCAGACCCTCTTCCATGGCGATGGGCTTGATGAGTTCGACCACGAAGGTGATGTTGTCGCCGGGCATGACCATTTCCACGCCTTCAGGCAGTTCCACCACGCCGGTCACGTCCGTCGTGCGGAAGTAGAACTGCGGACGGTACCCGCCGAAGAACGCGCTGTGACGCCCGCCTTCGTCCTTGGACAGCACGTACACCGAGGCCTCGAACTTGGTGTGCGGCTTGATGCTGCCCGGCTTGGCCAGCACCTGGCCACGCTCGACGTCATCACGCGCCACACCGCGCAGCAGCACGCCCACGTTGTCGCCCGCCATGCCCGAGTCCAGCAGCTTGCGGTGCATTTCGATGCCGGTGACGGTGGTCTTGCGCGTGTCGCGCAGGCCCACGATCTCGACTTCGTCCTGGACCTTGACCACACCGCGCTCCACGCGGCCGGTGGCGACGGTGCCGCGGCCGGTGATGGTGAACACGTCTTCGACCGGCATCAGGAACTGCTTGTCGGTGTCGCGTTCAGGGGTGGGGATGTAGGAGTCCACCGCGTCCAGCAGTTCCCAGATGTGGTCGACCCACTTGTCGGTGCCGCGCTGGGTCTTGGGGTTCTTCTGCAGCGCTTCGAGGGCCTGCAGGGCGCTGCCCTTGACGACGGGGATGTCGTCACCGGGGAACTCGTACTTGGACAGCAGTTCGCGCACTTCCATCTCGACGAGCTCGAGCAGTTCTTCGTCGTCGACCATGTCGACCTTGTTCATGAACACGAC
This is a stretch of genomic DNA from Deinococcus metalli. It encodes these proteins:
- the tuf gene encoding elongation factor Tu is translated as MAKGTFERNKPHVNVGTIGHVDHGKTTLTAAITFTAAAADPTIETLAYDQIDKAPEEKARGITINTAHVEYQTPTRHYSHVDCPGHADYVKNMITGAAQMDGAILVVSSADGPMPQTREHILLARQVGVPYIVVFMNKVDMVDDEELLELVEMEVRELLSKYEFPGDDIPVVKGSALQALEALQKNPKTQRGTDKWVDHIWELLDAVDSYIPTPERDTDKQFLMPVEDVFTITGRGTVATGRVERGVVKVQDEVEIVGLRDTRKTTVTGIEMHRKLLDSGMAGDNVGVLLRGVARDDVERGQVLAKPGSIKPHTKFEASVYVLSKDEGGRHSAFFGGYRPQFYFRTTDVTGVVELPEGVEMVMPGDNITFVVELIKPIAMEEGLRFAIREGGRTVGAGVVSKV